A single window of Methanobrevibacter arboriphilus JCM 13429 = DSM 1125 DNA harbors:
- a CDS encoding orotate phosphoribosyltransferase-like protein, protein MKQDLVKKSHELRRRGFTVGEIADELNVSMDTARWLSMQKLNEKEKPEDTPIDFAINWNSLGGSSRRLRYVSAALSDMTLNYGQADIIVGIAISGIPFATMMADFLEIEEGFETSLSVFHPIKHRKDKDKDQEGAISQNFAQVKGKKVIIVDDVITSGRTVKEVINALIAQGAEPIAVTVLIDKVGISEIEGVPVESLIKVNRLG, encoded by the coding sequence ATGAAACAAGATTTAGTAAAAAAATCTCATGAACTTAGAAGGCGTGGTTTTACGGTTGGAGAAATAGCTGATGAGCTAAATGTTTCAATGGACACAGCTCGATGGTTATCCATGCAAAAACTTAATGAAAAAGAAAAACCAGAGGATACTCCTATTGACTTTGCTATTAATTGGAATAGTTTAGGTGGAAGTTCACGTAGGCTTAGGTATGTTTCTGCAGCATTAAGTGACATGACTTTAAACTATGGTCAGGCAGATATTATTGTAGGTATAGCTATAAGTGGAATACCTTTTGCAACAATGATGGCTGATTTTTTAGAGATAGAAGAAGGTTTTGAAACTTCTTTATCTGTATTTCACCCTATAAAACATAGAAAAGATAAAGATAAGGATCAAGAAGGAGCAATTAGTCAAAATTTTGCTCAAGTTAAAGGTAAAAAAGTTATAATTGTCGATGATGTTATAACTAGTGGTAGGACTGTAAAAGAAGTTATCAATGCATTGATTGCTCAAGGAGCAGAACCTATAGCTGTAACTGTATTAATTGATAAAGTTGGAATTTCAGAAATTGAAGGAGTTCCTGTAGAATCTTTAATAAAAGTTAATAGATTAGGTTGA